From Phragmites australis chromosome 5, lpPhrAust1.1, whole genome shotgun sequence, a single genomic window includes:
- the LOC133919886 gene encoding auxin-induced protein 15A-like, which produces MQGEEKKGKVKKGWLAVRVGAEGGDDSGSRRFVIPIAYLYHPLFRRLLEAARDAYGYDYSAGPLRLPCSVDEFLRLRALIERETQAAAGGSASSSSHRVHAGGGHHHHSLSPCTRAKVSS; this is translated from the coding sequence ATGCAGGGGGAGGAGAAAAAGGGGAAGGTGAAGAAGGGGTGGCTGGCTGTGCGGGTCGGGGCGGAGGGCGGCGACGACAGCGGGTCCCGGCGGTTCGTCATCCCCATCGCGTACCTGTACCACCCGCTGTTCCGGCGGCTGCTGGAGGCGGCGCGCGACGCCTACGGCTACGACTactcggcggggccgctgcggCTGCCGTGCTCCGTCGACGAGTTCCTCCGGCTGCGCGCGCTCATCGAGCGGGAGACGCAGGCTGCCGCGGGCgggtcggcctcctcctcgtcgcacCGCGTGCACGCCGGCGGCGGGCACCACCACCACTCCCTCTCCCCGTGCACCCGCGCTAAGGTCAGCTCGTGA
- the LOC133917730 gene encoding lysM domain-containing GPI-anchored protein LYP6-like: protein MEELSGFLAAAAVLFVMAVSAAPHGAEAKTTIEPCSGSDSCPALLGYTLYADMKVSEVAAHFGADPAALLAANALDFEAPGAAHRILPMGLFVRVPTRCACADGVRKSISVRYAARPAETLATVADVVFAGLVSADQIRNENGLASTDPEAPLDAGQKLVIPLPCVCFNSSDNNLPAQYLSYVVQIGDTVPAIAASYETTVTDIMNVNAMGSPAAAPGDILAIPLPACASTFPKSASDHGLIVANGTYVLTAGNCVQCSCGPVSLNLYCTPASLSGSCPRMQCPNSNAMLGNVSTHPTSAGCNVSSCSYGGFVNGTISTSLSTGLQSRCPGPHQFPALTDPPTTVNHDSTYLPPLSAPAPAEAGGVIPAPDSSVQGGSFTLPKVSQANGGPAGSVSAAPSMHIPRQVLPFFISCLVFYLHM, encoded by the exons ATGGAGGAGCTGAGTGGCTtcctggcggcggcggctgtgtTGTTCGTAATGGCTGTATCAGCGGCGCCGCACGGCGCGGAGGCGAAGACGACGATCGAGCCGTGCTCCGGGTCGGACTCGTGCCCGGCGCTTCTGGGCTACACGCTCTACGCCGACATGAAGGTGTCCGAGGTGGCCGCGCACTTCGGCGCCGACCCGGCGGCGCTGCTGGCCGCCAACGCGCTCGACTTCGAGGCCCCCGGGGCGGCGCACCGCATCCTGCCCATGGGTCTCTTCGTGCGCGTGCCCACCCGCTGCGCCTGTGCCGACGGCGTCCGCAAGTCGATCTCCGTCCGCTACGCCGCGCGCCCAGCCGAGACGCTCGCCACCGTAGCCGACGTCGTCTTCGCGGGGCTCGTATCCGCCGACCAGATCCGCAACGAGAACGGACTCGCATCCACCGACCCCGAAGCGCCGCTCGACGCCGGCCAGAAGCTGGTCATACCGCTGCCATGCGTCTGCTTCAACTCCTCCGACAACAACCTGCCCGCCCAGTACCTCTCCTACGTCGTGCAGATCGGGGATACCGTGCCCGCCATCGCCGCAAGCTACGAGACCACTGTCACGGATATCATGAATGTAAATGCCATGGGGAgtcccgccgccgcgccgggcGACATTCTCGCGATCCCATTGCCAG CGTGTGCATCTACATTTCCAAAATCTGCTTCAGACCATGGGTTGATTGTAGCAAATGGGACATATGTGCTTACTGCTGGCAACTGTGTGCAGTGTAGTTGTGGACCAGTCAGTCTCAA TTTGTATTGCACACCAGCTTCATTATCAGGATCATGTCCACGCATGCAGTGTCCTAACAGCAATGCGATGCTTGGCAATGTGAGCACCCATCCCACCAGTGCAGGCTGCAATGTTTCTTCTTGCAGCTACGGAGGTTTTGTTAACGGAACTATTTCTACTTC GCTAAGCACAGGTCTTCAATCAAGATGCCCAG GACCACATCAATTTCCTGCACTCACCGATCCACCTACCACAGTGAACCATGATTCGACATATCTTCCTCCGTTATCAGCACCGGCACCTGCAGAAGCCGGTGGTGTCATTCCTGCACCAGACTCGTCGGTGCAAGGAGGGTCCTTCACACTCCCAAAAGTCTCTCAAGCAAATGGCGGCCCAGCTGGAAGCGTTTCGGCAGCTCCTTCGATGCACATACCACGTCAAGTTCTACCCTTTTTCATTTCTTGCCTAGTTTTCTACTTGCATATGTGA